One Streptomyces drozdowiczii DNA segment encodes these proteins:
- a CDS encoding PucR family transcriptional regulator, which produces MTAHHDSGPSGWVHRLAPAPADAPGAPASSEPTLTEATARLGEGPVAWAVLVGTELARVITREVPELGGGPAPFETLRMGTEAAVLRSLLLLADPAADRTVPEESLLGDREFARRRVGLDKVLRGIRVAHAALAGALMAACRERAAPADRAEEFLRISELLFGFMDEFSSRMTTEYLTEHDRWLASGAAAREETVRAILDGQPVREDTARELLAYRLEGRHLALVAWCESPAAGDLQRAAADLLHLRGCSSALILPTGRTTLWAWGDPQAPHPAEAPPGATYPEGFGFAFGSVRHGLTGFRQSHEDAQHAARVMRLNPGGTGPVVDYPDVELPALLSADLPALRRFTGDELGALAADSPHAEQLRRTLRLYLRNERSLMAAAAQLHVARNTVTYRVKRAQELLGHDLTARLPEVMAALEAARVLGPAVLLKADEAHEA; this is translated from the coding sequence ATGACGGCTCACCACGACTCCGGCCCCTCCGGCTGGGTCCACCGGCTCGCCCCCGCCCCGGCGGACGCGCCGGGCGCGCCCGCCAGCTCGGAGCCCACCCTGACCGAGGCGACCGCCCGGCTCGGCGAGGGACCGGTGGCCTGGGCCGTGCTCGTCGGCACCGAACTGGCCCGCGTCATCACCCGCGAGGTGCCCGAACTCGGCGGTGGGCCCGCCCCCTTCGAAACCCTCCGGATGGGCACCGAAGCGGCCGTCCTGCGGTCGCTGCTCCTGCTGGCCGACCCGGCGGCCGACCGGACCGTCCCCGAGGAATCGCTCCTGGGGGACCGCGAGTTCGCCCGGCGCCGGGTGGGCCTCGACAAGGTGCTGCGCGGCATCCGCGTCGCGCACGCCGCGCTGGCCGGGGCGCTGATGGCCGCCTGCCGGGAACGGGCGGCGCCCGCCGACCGCGCCGAGGAGTTCCTGCGCATCTCCGAGCTGCTCTTCGGCTTCATGGACGAGTTCTCCTCCCGGATGACCACCGAGTACCTGACCGAACACGACCGCTGGCTCGCCAGCGGTGCCGCGGCGCGGGAGGAGACCGTGCGCGCGATCCTCGACGGGCAGCCCGTACGCGAGGACACGGCGCGCGAACTCCTGGCCTACCGCCTGGAGGGCCGCCATCTGGCGCTCGTCGCCTGGTGCGAGAGCCCGGCCGCCGGGGACCTCCAGCGCGCGGCGGCCGACCTGCTGCACCTGCGCGGCTGCTCCTCGGCCCTGATCCTGCCGACCGGCCGGACCACGCTGTGGGCCTGGGGCGACCCGCAGGCCCCGCACCCCGCCGAGGCGCCCCCGGGCGCCACGTACCCCGAGGGCTTCGGCTTCGCGTTCGGCTCCGTACGCCACGGGCTCACCGGATTCCGCCAGTCGCACGAGGACGCCCAGCACGCCGCCCGCGTCATGCGGCTCAACCCCGGCGGCACCGGGCCCGTCGTGGACTACCCGGACGTCGAGCTCCCGGCCCTGCTCTCCGCCGACCTCCCCGCCCTGCGCCGCTTCACCGGCGACGAACTGGGGGCCCTGGCGGCGGACAGCCCGCACGCCGAGCAGCTGCGCCGCACCCTGCGGCTCTACCTGCGCAACGAACGCAGCCTGATGGCGGCCGCGGCCCAGCTGCACGTGGCGCGCAACACCGTCACCTATCGCGTCAAGCGCGCCCAGGAACTCCTCGGGCACGACCTGACGGCCCGGCTGCCCGAGGTGATGGCGGCCCTCGAAGCGGCCAGGGTGCTGGGCCCGGCCGTATTGCTGAAGGCGGACGAAGCGCACGAAGCCTGA
- a CDS encoding VOC family protein, whose protein sequence is MSLHRLTRIVMGVPNVEQTAAYYADFGLTPVGDAIGQADAPQSSYTLSTVDGGEQLRIVHAPRRRLVELGVGAEDPDDLDRVAASLARLGVPVHRAEGSVTAVDPGTEVLVRVEIAPRLRQAPVAAPPYNAPGAVARPGHRAPGILREEPVRPRKLGHVVLGSTDQETSQRFFREGIGFKVSDTVKGLAAFMRCSSDHHNVLVQQAPVAFLHHTSWQVDDVDEIGRGATAMLEADPDRHTWGLGRHYIGSNFFWYLKDPAGTFSEYYSDLDCIVDDALWKPGVFEGAKSLYAWGPPPPPSFLAPEDLAALMTGAHAPTR, encoded by the coding sequence ATGTCACTGCACCGACTGACCCGGATCGTCATGGGCGTGCCGAACGTCGAACAGACGGCCGCCTACTACGCCGACTTCGGCCTCACCCCCGTGGGCGACGCCATCGGCCAGGCCGACGCGCCGCAGTCCTCGTACACCCTGTCCACGGTCGACGGCGGCGAGCAGCTGCGCATCGTGCACGCGCCCCGCCGCCGCCTGGTCGAACTCGGCGTCGGGGCCGAGGACCCGGACGACCTGGACCGGGTGGCCGCCTCGCTGGCCCGGCTCGGCGTGCCGGTCCACCGCGCGGAGGGGTCGGTGACGGCGGTCGACCCGGGCACCGAGGTCCTGGTCCGCGTGGAGATCGCCCCGCGCCTGCGGCAGGCCCCCGTCGCGGCGCCGCCGTACAACGCGCCCGGCGCCGTCGCCCGTCCCGGCCACCGCGCCCCGGGCATCCTGCGCGAGGAGCCGGTGCGGCCGCGCAAGCTGGGGCACGTGGTCCTCGGCTCGACGGACCAGGAGACCTCCCAGCGCTTCTTCCGGGAGGGCATCGGCTTCAAGGTCAGCGACACCGTCAAGGGGCTTGCCGCGTTCATGCGCTGCTCCAGCGACCACCACAACGTCCTGGTGCAGCAGGCCCCCGTCGCCTTCCTGCACCACACCTCGTGGCAGGTGGACGACGTGGACGAGATCGGCCGGGGCGCCACCGCGATGCTGGAGGCGGACCCGGACCGGCACACCTGGGGGCTCGGCCGCCACTACATCGGGTCGAACTTCTTCTGGTACCTCAAGGACCCGGCCGGCACCTTCTCCGAGTACTACTCCGACCTCGACTGCATCGTGGACGACGCGCTGTGGAAGCCCGGTGTCTTCGAGGGCGCGAAGTCGCTGTACGCGTGGGGCCC
- a CDS encoding fumarylacetoacetate hydrolase family protein, which translates to MRLAHIDGRLAIKGPQGFLDAAEASGGRFGPDPQDVFTDWEAFSTWCGEYLASPEAAGAPVVGAGDGAVWGPPVPRPAQIFAVGLNYLDHIAESKLDVPTEPAVFTKFRTSLTGPESPVTLPEGLVDWETELVAVIGRHCHHATRETAWSYVAGLTVGQDLSERRLQLTGPAPQFSLGKSYPGFAPTGPELVSTDEFENPDDLELGCRLDGGEVLQKSRTSEMVFDVPELITRLSAVCPLLPGDLIFTGTPAGVGGARTPKKFLAPGDVLVTWIEGIGTLRNPMLAP; encoded by the coding sequence ATGCGCCTGGCGCACATCGACGGACGGCTGGCCATCAAGGGCCCGCAGGGCTTTCTCGACGCGGCAGAGGCGAGCGGGGGCCGTTTCGGGCCCGATCCGCAGGACGTGTTCACCGACTGGGAGGCGTTCTCCACCTGGTGCGGTGAATATCTGGCCTCGCCCGAGGCGGCCGGGGCGCCCGTGGTGGGCGCGGGCGACGGCGCGGTGTGGGGCCCGCCGGTCCCCCGGCCCGCCCAGATCTTCGCGGTCGGCCTCAACTATCTCGACCACATCGCGGAGTCGAAGCTCGACGTGCCCACCGAGCCGGCGGTCTTCACCAAGTTCCGGACCTCGCTGACCGGCCCCGAGTCACCCGTCACCCTGCCCGAAGGGCTGGTCGACTGGGAGACCGAGCTCGTCGCCGTCATCGGCCGCCACTGCCACCACGCGACGCGCGAGACCGCCTGGTCGTACGTGGCGGGGCTGACGGTGGGCCAGGACCTGTCCGAGCGCCGGCTCCAGCTGACCGGTCCGGCGCCGCAGTTCTCGCTCGGCAAGTCCTATCCGGGCTTCGCGCCGACCGGCCCGGAGCTGGTCAGCACCGACGAGTTCGAGAACCCGGACGACCTCGAACTGGGCTGCCGGCTCGACGGGGGCGAGGTCCTGCAGAAGAGCCGCACCTCGGAGATGGTCTTCGACGTCCCGGAGCTCATCACCCGTCTTTCGGCCGTCTGCCCCCTGCTCCCCGGCGACCTGATCTTCACCGGCACCCCGGCCGGTGTCGGCGGCGCCCGTACCCCGAAGAAGTTCCTCGCCCCCGGTGACGTACTCGTGACCTGGATCGAAGGCATCGGAACGCTGCGCAACCCGATGCTCGCCCCCTGA
- a CDS encoding GntR family transcriptional regulator has translation MAGEKATRGGVVYARIREDIFQGVFEPGQRLRLVELAQRFSVSQSVVREALTRLSEQGLVHAAPQQGFSVVTVSLADLNELTEARIEMETLVLRRSMERGGITWEAAVVAAHHHLAGTEGVRSDGTPAPEWFAVHERFHQALLEGCGNARLLAATLGLRDAATLYRRWSLPVGHDTARDVAGEHQAIVDAVLARDADTATALLARHIDRTSQALRTVIANDPADRP, from the coding sequence ATGGCTGGTGAGAAGGCAACACGAGGCGGCGTCGTCTACGCGCGGATCCGCGAGGACATCTTCCAGGGGGTCTTCGAGCCCGGGCAGCGGTTGCGCCTGGTCGAGCTGGCTCAGCGTTTCTCGGTCAGCCAGTCGGTCGTCCGCGAGGCGCTCACCCGCCTCTCCGAGCAGGGGCTCGTCCACGCCGCACCGCAGCAGGGCTTCAGCGTGGTCACCGTCTCCCTCGCCGACCTCAACGAGCTGACCGAGGCCCGGATCGAGATGGAGACCCTGGTCCTGCGCCGGTCGATGGAGCGCGGGGGCATCACCTGGGAGGCGGCCGTCGTCGCCGCCCACCACCACCTGGCCGGCACCGAGGGCGTGCGGAGCGACGGCACGCCCGCCCCCGAGTGGTTCGCCGTCCACGAACGCTTCCACCAGGCCCTGCTGGAGGGCTGCGGCAACGCCAGGCTGCTGGCCGCCACGCTCGGCCTGCGGGACGCCGCGACCCTGTACCGGCGCTGGTCGCTGCCCGTGGGCCACGACACCGCACGCGACGTGGCCGGCGAACACCAGGCGATCGTCGACGCCGTCCTGGCCCGGGACGCCGACACGGCGACCGCCCTCCTCGCCCGGCACATCGACCGCACATCGCAGGCCCTGCGCACCGTGATCGCGAACGACCCGGCGGACAGGCCCTAG